The nucleotide sequence CGTCCGCTGGCTACCTCCGCGTCGCGATGCACGATGCCCTGCACTCCGACCGGGCCGAGCAGGACCGGGCCGGGAAGCTTGAGCCCCAGCACTTTCACCGAAAGGTCGCGCTGGGAGACGTTGCGCAGCATGCGCGGAACGATGCGCCAGCGATAGAAGGCCTCCAGGTTGGCGCGGGCCGTGAGCTCACCGCCGGCGGCGCCCGCGACGTAGTCGTAGGCTTCGGGCTTCAACAGCTCTTTCGCTTTCTGCTCCAGCCGCGCCAGGGAAACCGGGGTGGCGGGCTGCTGTCCCGTCAAGCCGAGCTGGTAGATCTCCAGTTCGCGGTCCGATCCCGTGATCGTCCGAGGTGAGGAGGTGCGGTCCATGAAGTGCGCGGGATTATACCTTGCCGTGCCCAGGAGCCATGTCCTCCGGCCTCTGGTAATCTCCTCCCGTGTCCCGCTCCGCCAAAGCCCATCTGCTGCTCCTGCTGGCGACGTTCTTCTGGGGAGCGACCTTCGTGCAGATCAAGGACGCGCTGCGCCAGGTCACGCCGCTCACTTTCAACGCCATACGCATGATCGTGGGCGCGGTCGCGCTGGTCTTGATCTACCGCAGCCACTTGAAAAAAGTGCCGGTGCAGACGCTGAAGGTGAGTGCCCTGCTCGGTGCGCTGCTGTGGGCGGGATATTCATTCCAGACCAGAGGCTTGGTGTACACCACGCCGTCGAAGTCGGCGTTCGTGACCGGCGTCTCCATCGTCCTGGTGCCGGTTTTTCTTGCCTTGTTCTGGCGCCGCACGGTGAACCGCCGGACAGCGCTGGGCGTGGCCCTCTCCATGGTCGGTCTTTACCTTCTGACGGTTCCCGCCGCTGGCAGCGCCTTCGGATTCTCGGCCATCAATCGCGGCGACCTGCTTACCCTGGGCTGCGCCGTGGTCTTCGGCTTCCAGATCATCGTCGTCGGAAGGGTCATGATGCACCACCGCTTCGAGCACATCGGCCCGCTCCAGATCGTGGCCGCAGCCACCCTGATGACCGCCACCGCTCCGTTGATGGAACGGCCCGCGATCGTCTGGTCGCCGCGCGTGATCGCCGCCATCCTGGTCACCGGCCTGCTGTGTACGGCCGCGGCATTCACCATCCAGGCCTGGGCGCAGCAGTTCCTGCCTCCCACTCACACCGCGCTCATCTTTCTCATGGAGCAGGTTTTCGCTTGGATGACCAGTTTCATCGTCCTGCACGAGCGGCTGGGGTACCGCGCCACTGGAGGCGCGGTGCTGATCCTGGCCGGGATCCTGGTGGCGGAGTTGAAGGGCACAGCAGAAGAGATGAAGGCGGAACTGGGGCCAGAGGTGATTGGTTCCGAAGAGGGAAATGCCTAGTTCCGGATAACGAATCCTTCCCCATCTGCGTCTAATCCAATTACCAAAGGCTCCACATACATAGTGAGACCAGTCCAGCAACACACCTACGCAAGACGGGTTCCATCGAGTGGGTATAATGATGGGTTGGTGTCTTTGCCGGAGGGAAAGTAATGGATCCGCGTTCAAGCGGCTGGTTTGATCGTTTCAAGTCTCGGGGAATCGCCTCCACACTGCTGGTGGTGGCCACGCTGGCAGTCGGGATATTGATCGGCACCGTGCTCACGCACGGGGTCAAGGGCAAGGAGAACAAGGGTCTCGGCGGGGACGCGACACAGTTGCAGGTGCCGGCGCCGCAGCAACTCAGCTCGGCGTTCTCCACCATTGCCAAGCAGCTGGAACCCAGCGTGGTCAACATCAATACCGAATCCACGCTGAAGCCGAACCCGCACACGCGCCCGCGGAGGCGCGGGCAGCCCCAGGGCCCAGGGCAGGAAGATCCGTTCCAGGACTTCTTTGACCGCTTCTTCGGAGGCCAGGGCGGTGGCGATGACATGGGCGGCAGCGACCAGGGAATCCGCGAGCGCAGCCTGGGTTCCGGCGTGATCGTCGATCCCAACGGCTACATCGTCACCAACGAGCACGTGGTGGACAAGGCCGACCGCATCCGGGTGCAGCTGCAGAATGATCCGCCGGGCGTGACCTACGACGCGAAAGTGGTCGGCAGCGACAAGGAGACCGACCTCGCCGTCCTCAAGATCGAGGCCAAGAGGCCGTTGCCCGCGGCCAAGCTGGGCAACTCGGAATCCATGCAGGTGGGCGACTGGGTGCTGGCCATCGGCAGCCCCTTCGGCCTGGAAGAAACCGTGACTGCCGGCATCGTGTCGGCAAAAGGACGCAACATCGTTCCCCAGCGCCAATTCCAGTCGTTCATCCAGACGGACGCGGCCATCAACCCCGGCAACTCCGGCGGGCCGCTGGTGAACATGAACGGGGAAGTCATCGGCATCAACACGGCTATCTTCACGCAATCCAGCGGATACCAGGGGGTGGGCTTTGCGCTGCCGTCGAACACGGTGGTGAACGTCTATAACCAGCTCATCGCGCCGGAGCATCGCGTGACGCGCGGTTCCATCGGCGTACTGTTCAACGCGCAGCCCAACCCGGCGCTGCAGCGCGTGTACGGCGTCAAGAGCGGCGTCATCATCGCCGAGGTCTCGGCGGGCAGCCCGGCCGACCAGGCGGGCCTGAAAGTGGGCGACGCCATCACCGCGGTGGACGGCAAGGAGATCAAGTCCGGCGACGATCTGGTCTCCGAGATCGCCAGCCGCAAGCCCGGTACCAAGACCAAGCTCACGTATCTGCGCAACGGGAAGGAAGGCACGGCCACGGTGACCATCGCGGACCGCGCCAAGCTCTTCAGTTCGCGCCTGGGCGAGGAAGAGGAAGGCGGCGCAGAATCGCAGCCGACCGAAGCCAAGCTGGGGCTGACAGTGCGCGCCGTTTCGCCCGAGATGGCCGACCGTCTCGACATTCCCGCGGGCAAGGGCGTGATCGTCTCCGACCTCAAGTCCGGCTCGTTCGGGGATGACCTCGGGTTCAGCCGCGGCGACGTGATCCTGGAGATCAATCGCCATCCGGTGAACAGCGAGGACGATTTCCGCAAGATCACCGCGCAGTTGAAGAGCGGGCAGGACGTGGCGTTCCTGGTCCGGCAAGGAAGAGGCCGCAATGCCGGCACCATCTTCCTCAGTGGGACGCTCCCGTAAGTAACCAGAAAAAGCGATCATTTCGCTGGCGCAGCGGCATCAAAAAATGGGATGATGCCGCAGCGCTGGCTAGAGTAGTCTCTCTTGCCGGCGTGAACGGTTTCAGAGTCCTTCGTCTGGCGAGACCATCGTTTGAGGTGCTATTTGAGTTCCCGGAACCGGACGATCAAGAATTCAACAGCGCTGCTGGCGACGCTTGTGCTGTTCGCCAGCCTGGCTTCGGCCAAGACCCATAAGAACACTCAGGATCCCTCCAGCAAGACCAAGCACTCCTCTAGAACAAAGACCAAGCACGCGAAATCCAATAAGGTGCGCGGGCAGCGCGCCATCGACGAGCCACGCGCGCGGCAGATCCAGCAGGCGCTGGTCCGCGAGCATTACCTCGACGGCGAGCCCAGCGGCCAGTGGGACCAGCGCACCAAGGACGCCATGGCGCGCTACCAGGCGGCCAACGGCTGGCAGACCAAGTCGCTGCCGGATTCGCGGGCGCTGATCAAACTCGGCCTCGGGCCCAGCCAGGACAACCTGCTCAATCCGCAGACCGCCGCGACCGCCACCGCGCCACCGGCAAGCGTGCCGGAATCCGGCGCTGCGGGCGGTCCCTCCGCCTTCCGCCAGTAACCAGCGATCCGCTATTCGAGCAAGCCGCGCACCAAGCGCGGCGTTTGCTTCGGGCCAGTTTGGCGAGCGAAATCTTTCCTCTTGACAAGGGATTTTCGTAACCGTATGGTTACACATTATGCGAAGCCGATCGGTTACGCATTCGCCCGATGCCGCGTTCCACGTCCTCGCCGACCCCACGCGACGGGCCGTGCTCGACCTGCTGCGCGGCGGCAGCCAGCCGGCGGGGGAGATCGCACGATCGTTCCCCGTGTCGCGCCCGGCGATTTCCAAGCACCTGCGGCTTCTGCGGCGTGCCGGCCTGGTGCGCGAACATCGCCGCGGACGTCATCGTTTCTACCAGCTCGATGCGGAGCCGCTGAAGGCGGTGGACCGCTGGCTGGAGCAGTACCGCACCTTCTGGGACGCCAGGCTCTCCGGCCTCAAGGCGTTCGTGGAGTCCGAAACTGCGCGCGACGCGAAGCTGGAACGGAGAAAAAAGAGATAGCACAGTCCAACCGCCCGCGAGGGCGGCCAACCTTCCATCAAGCTACAGGAGGATGCAATGAGCAGTGCGAAGGCGACTCCAGAGCAGGACGCGATCTCCCGCGAGATCGAGATCGCGGCGCCACCGGAGCGCGTGTTCCAGGCGCTTACCGACCCGAAGCAGCTCTTCGCCTGGTGGGGCAAGGAGCCTTCGGTCGAGTTGTCGGTGTTCGAAATGGAGGCGCGGACAGGCGGACGCTGGCGCTTCCGCTGCAAACCGGTCGCGGGCGCCGAGCACGGGGCGGTGGGGGAGCAGCTCCGGCGCAACCGCGAACAGGAGTTCGAAGCCCACGGCGAGGTCCTGGAGTACGATCCCCCGCGCCTGCTGGTCTGGAGCTGGATTGCGAACTGGCATGAGCACTCCGAGCAAAGAACCGTGGTGCGCTGGGAGCTGTCGGCGACCGCCAGCGGGACCCGGGTGCGCGTGACCCACAGCGGTCTGGCGCAGGAACCCATCGCGCGCAAGGACTACGGCTCCGGCTGGGCCGGGGTGCTCCAGTTGCTCAAGAATTTTTTCTAGCGGGCCCGGTGACGAGCGTTGCCCGCCCCGGAAGCGCGCGTCAGTTTCCGGTTGGCGCTGCTTTGGCTTTGGCGCTGTCGAGGACTCCGCGCACCGTATGCATCAAGGTGTCGGTGGTGAAGGGCTTCTGGAGGAACTTGGTCCCCGGGGTCAGCATGCCGTGGTGGAGGATGGCCTCGTCGGTGTAGCCCGACATGTAAATCACCTGCATCTCGGCGCGCTGCGGCGCCAGCCGCTGCGCCAGCTCCCGGCCGGACATCTTGGCCAGCACCACGTCGGTGAGCAGCAGGTGGATGGGGTGCTTGTGGCCCTCGGCGAGCATCACTGCTTCTTCGCCGTGGCGCGCCTCCAGCACCCTGTAGCCGTTGCGGGTAAGGACCTGGCGGATGAGGGCGCGGACGCCGTCCTCGTCCTCGACCAGCAAGATGGTCTCGCTGCCGCGGTGGGTCTCGTGCTCAGGACCGCCTGCGCCGGCGGTCTCGGCTTCTTCGGCGACCCGTGGCAGGTACACCTTGAAGGTGGTGCCGCGGCCCAGTTCGCTATACACCCAGATGTATCCGCCGCTCTGCTTGACGATGCCGTACACGGTCGAGAGCCCGAGCCCCGTGCCTTTGCCCATCTCCTTGGTGGTGAAGAAGGGCTCGAAGATGTGCGACTGGGTCTCGGAGTCCATGCCGGCGCCGGTGTCGCTGACGGCCAGCATGGCGTAGGGGCCGGCAGCGACGGTAACGTGTTCGCGGGCATAGAAGGTGTCGAGATCGAGGTTGGCGGTCTCGATGGTGAGCTTGCCGCCGCTGGGCATGGCGTCGCGGGCGTTGACCGCCAGGTTCATGATCACCTGCTCGACCTGCCCGGGATCGGCCTTGACCCGGCCGAGCTTGGGATCGAGCACGGTGTGGAACTCGATGTCTTCGCCGAGCAGGCGACGCAGCAGCTTGTCCATGTTGGCGACCACGCTGTTGAGGGCGATGATCTTAGGGGCCAGCACCTGGCGGCGGCTGAAGGCGAGCAACTGGCGGGTGAGCGAGGCGGCGCGGTCGGCGGCTTTCTGGATCTCCTCGACCTCGCTGCGCATGGGGTCGTTGGGCTTGAGTTCCTCGAGCATGAGCTCGCCATAGCCTTTGATGACGGTGAGCAGGTTGTTGAAATCGTGGGCGACACCGCCGGCCAGGCGGCCCACCGCCTCCATCTTCTGCGACTGCAGGAGCTGGAGCTCGAGAGCGGCGCGCTCGGTGATGTCCTCGGCGATCATCTCGAAAGCCAGGGCCTCGCCGCGCGAATCGCGCACGGTGCGGCCGCTGAGGCGGACGGTAATGGGCGAGCCGTCCTTCCTCTTCCAGCGCACCTGCACCCCCTCGGTGCGTTCCTTTTTGCGATAGAAGTCGACTTGGCGGAAGCGCTCTTCGGGTTCCCAGTACACGTCGCGTGACAGCTTCAGCGCCACCAGCTCCTCGGCGGAGGAGTAGCCGAGCATGGAGACCAGCGCGGGATTGACGTCCAGGAAACGGTCTTCGATGGCCGAGGAGCGATAGATGCCGTACACGGCGCTTTGCACCAGGGAGCGGTAGCGCGACTCGGATTCGCGCAGCCGATCCTCGCTACGCTTCTGCTCGATGGCGCCGGCCACGTGCTGCGAGACGAAAGTGAGGATCTCCTTCTCCTTCTCGCCGTAGCGCACGTTGGGTTCGTAGGTCTGCACCACGAGAACGCCGAAAGCGCGGTCGCCCCGCTTGAGAGGAACGCCCAGCCAATCGAGCGAGGGCGCGCCGATGGTCTCGGCGTCGCCGCGAGCGACCAGTTCGTCGAATCTCTCCGGCGTCGCCAGAAGGGGTTCGCCGGTGCGCAGTACGTACTCGGTCAGGCCCTTGCCCAGCGGCTTGGGCGCCGGCGTGGGGTCCTCCTGGTCCACGAAGTAGGGGAAGCTGAGCAGTTGCGTCTCGCCGTCGTAGAGCGCGATGTAGAAGTTCTCGGCGTACATGAGCTCGCCGACGATGCGGTGGATGGCGGAGTAGAGTTGACCCAGTTCGCCGGCCTGGCGCGCGGTGTCGGCGATGCGGTAGAGCGCGGCCTGGAGGGCCTCGGCACGCTTGCGCTTGGTGATGTCCACGGCCGTGGCGAGGATGGCCTGGTGTCCTTCGAACTGGATGACGCCGGCGCTGAAGTCGAGCCAGCGCGTCTCGCCCGACTTGGCGATGATGGGAAACTCGTAGCGGGCGGGCACATCGTCACCCCGCTGGCGGGCTAGAGTGCGCCGGCGCAGCAGGTTCATATACTCGGGATGGACCATGTGCCAGGGCCCAAGCTCGAAGAGTTCCGCGCGGCTGTAGCCGGAGATCTGCTCACTGGCGGGGTTGAGGTAGAGAAACCTGACGCCATCGTGGATGTAGATGGCGATGGCGGCCGTCTCGGCCACAGCGCGAAATTTGCTCTCGCTCTCGCGCAGCGCTTCCTCCGCACGCTTCTGCTCGGTGATGTCGCGGAAGATGAGGTACATGGCGATCTGGCCGCCGCCCACGCTGATCGGCGTGGCCAGCATGGAGACCCGCACGGGCGATCCGTCGCGGCGCCGGCGCGTGGTTTCGATGTTCACCGGGTTCCCGCGGCTCAGGGTGTCGAGGATGAAGATGGATTCGGCGCGGCGGTCCTCGGGCACGATCATGGCGATGTCCCGCCCGACGCTCTCGCTGGCCGTGAAGCCGAACATCCGCCGAAATTCGCGGTTGACGCGTACGACACGGCGGTCGGTGTCGAGCAGGGCGATGGCTTCCGGTGCGTTATCGAAAAGCTGCTCCAGGTACGCTTTCTGGATGAGCAGATCTTCCTCGGCGCGCTTGCGCTCGGTGACGTCGAAGCCGGTGGCGAGGATCGCGGGTGCGCCCTGGAACCGGATCTCGATCGGGGTGAAATCGAGCCAGCGCTCCTGCCCGTCTTTGCGGACGATCTTGAGTTCGTAACGCGCCGGAACGTCGTCGCCGCGCAAGCGAGCCGCGGCGAGCTGGATCACCTGCTCGCGCACGTCCGGAGCGCACAATTTCCAGAAGGGCATGGCCAGGAGCTCCGCGCGCGTGTAGCCGCTGATCTGCTCGGTGGCGGGGTTCACATAGACGTAGCGGTCGCGCTGCATGATAAAAATGGCGGAGGCAGCGGTCTCGGTGACCGCACGGAACTTGGATTCGCTCTCCCGCAGGTCCTGCTCGGCGCGCTTGCGGTCGGTGATGTCGCGGGCGGTCCCCTGGACCCCGACGAGCTTACCATCCTGCCGAATGAGCCGGGTGCTGACCTCGACCGACAGGCGCTTCCCGCTCTTGGTCCGGATGTCCACTTCGTAGGGCGTGTCGATGACCTCGCCGGCGAGCTTGCGCAAGGTATAGGAGCGTGCCATCTCCCGGTGCTCGGGGACGACGATGTCCGCCATGTTCATGCGCAGGGCCTCGTCGCGCGTGTAGCCGGTGAGGCGCTCGGCGGCCTTGTTCACCGAAGTGAAGCTCCCGTTCAGATCCTGGGTGTAGATGATGTCGTTGGCGTTCTCGAGCAGCTCGCGAAGTTGTTCCTCGCCGGTGGTCGGGCGTCGCTCGGCGCGACGGCGCGCAGCGATGGTGGTTCGTCCAGGCTGCTTGGGAGCCCTGCGCTTCGGTTTCTGTGGTTTCTTTGCCATCCCATCGGCGGAGCATCGGAACGCGGAGCAGCGTACCGACTCACGTTTTCTGAGGGAGGTTTTCTTATATCGCACTTCGCGGACGCGGCCAAACAGAAATCGAGGCGCGGGGAACCGGCCGTGCATGAACCGCGGCGTCATCTTGTGAGAACGCGAAACGCCCCGCTTCGACCGCCTTCCCCGCCCATGTTATCCTGCGCCCGATGGCAGACGACTCCAAAAATCGCCGCAGCGTGGCGAGGCAAGTCACGCAAGGCACCGTGTTGCTGCGCGACGAGAAAAACCCATCGCTCCGGATCCTGGCGCAACTCATCAATGTCACCGAGAGCGGTTTTAGCGTAAGCCACTATCACAGAGGCTTCACGCTCGACCAGGTGGTCAAATTCCAGGAATGGTTCCGCGCCAGAGTCATCTGGAACCGCGAGATCGACGACCACGTGGAAACGGGCTTCCTGATAATGAAGTAAGCAGCCGAGCCGGCCTTCTCGATCGGCGGGCGCGCGCTGCTCTTCTGCTGCGCCCCGGCGGGCGTCATCAGCACAAAGGACGACATCAGGATCGATATCAACAACTGCCGTGCACCCCACGCTTCCATGGGAGCCTATCCGACCTATCTCTCGCCGGGACCTCAAGATCCCGGCCGTCGCACATTGTAAGCTCCGGGCCGGTCGAGGGTCCCGCACGCTTGTGCTCAGGGCCTGACAGAGATACGCTGTGCCGCACACAGGTTCGGTTGGGGGTGGTTATGGCTCTGGAAGTGAAGGCCCGAAAGCTCCGGGACGTGACCGTCGTTCAGTGCGCGGGGCGGCTGGTTTTCGGAGATGAGACGACGCTGCTGCGCACCGAGGTCAAGGAACTCCTGACGAAGAACCCGCGCATTGTGCTGGACTTCGGCGAAGTGCGTGATATAGACAGCGGAGGTGTCGGCACCCTGGTGGGTTTGTACACGTCCGCCACGGCAGCGGGCGGGGGATTGAAGCTGGCGCGCGGCAACAAGAAGGTGCTGCAAACACTGAGCATCACCCGTCTACTGGACATCATCCGCGTCTATGACCGGGTAGAAGACGCCATTGCGGCGTTCGGGAGCGAACCAGCGCGTGCTGCACAAGCTTCTTAGAGAAGCACCGGCGCCCAAACGTGATACCACCCAAGAGCACAGTCCCAACGGAAATGCCTCACAGAGAGCGGCTGCGCCGGGGTTTTGCGCTGGTCGGCCGCGGCCAGTAGGGTACCGCCTCGCCCCCGATAATGGCACGCGGGTTGTCGTCCACCAGGGCGCGGGCCACATCCTGACCGCAGAGCTTCGCCGCGGCCTCGCGTCCGGCAGAAAGCACGGGCGGGCGCCGCACCGGGTCGTGCCCATCGCTGGCCAGAACATGCACGGCATCGTGCTCCAGCAGCCACGACGCGGTCTTGTGCGCCGATTCGCCCCACTTGCCGGTCAGCGACGATGCCGTCACTTGCACCAGACAACCTAGCTCCAGCAGCTTGAGGATGAGATCGGTATCCCGCTGCATCAGCAGGTTGCGCTCGGGATGAGTCACGATGGGGATCACTCCGGCGCTTGTCAGGCGCACGAGCGCGTCGCGCATCGGCAGGGAGAGTGCAAAGTCGCTGAACTCGACCAGCAGGTACTGGGAATTGCCGATAGTGAATCGGGTCGGGTCGGCCAGCGCCGCGCTCACGTTCTCGTAGGAAAAATGAAAGTCGCAGCCCAGCGTCAGCATGGGCCACTCGCCGGCGATGGTCTGGAGCTTGGTCAGTTTGGCACGCAGCGCCGCGCGGTCGTAGACGAACTCGTCGTTGGCGTGCGGTGTGGCCACGATGTGGGTGACTCCGTCGGCGGCGGCGATGCGGCACATCTCGGCCGAGACTTCCCAGTCCTTGGGGCCGTCGTCAACCGCGGGGAGGATGTGGCAGTGGATGTCAACCACGCGCCAATTTAAACACAGAGGACGACAATGGCGCGGGGGAAACCTAGTTGCCGTACCGCTCGCGCAGGAAGTCCGCGATGGACTGGTAGGCACGCGTGAGCGTCGGCTCATCGGGCAGGAAGACGACCCGGCAGTGCTTGGTCCCCGGCTTCTGGCCGAAGCCGCTGCCGTGGACGACCAGCACGTGCTTCTGGACCAGCAGGTCCTTCACGAAATCCAGATCATCGTCGGGGATGTCGAGCTTGGGATAGGCGTAGAAAGTCCCCTTGGGCGCGACGCAGCTCACGCGCGGGGTCGAGTTCGCCCACTTCACCGTGAGGTCGCGGCGGCGGCGCAATTTCGCATTCATCTCCGGCACGTGCGTCTGCGGGCCCTCAAGCGCCGGCTTGACGGCGTACTGCGTGGGATGGTTCGAGCACAGGCGCGCGCGCAACAGCTTGTGGATGGCTTCGATGTAGGGCTTGATCGCCGCCGCGTCGCCGGTCGCGATGCCCCAGCCCACGCGCCAGCCGGGCGCTAGGTACGGTTTTGAGAGCCCGCTGAAGGTGATGACCGGAAGGTCGGGCGCGAGGGTGGCCAGCGAGATGTGCTTGCAGTCGTCGTCGAGGATGAGCTTGTCGTAGATCTCGTCGGCAAAGATGACCAGGTTGTGCTTGCGGGCGAGGTCCGCAACGGCTTCCAGCGTCTTGCGGGAACAGACCGCGCCGGTCGGATTGTTCGGATTGATCACCACGATGGCGCGCGTGCGCTTGGTGATCTTGCGGGCCATCTCCTCGACGTCGGGCTCCCAGCCCTTGTCTTCATCGAGGAAATAGGGGTTTGGCGGCGAATCGAGCTTAGCCAGCACAGCGGAATAGAGGGGATACTCGGGGCTGGGCGCGAGAACATCTTCGCCGGGGTTCACCAGCGCGGTAAGGCAAGCCTCGACCGCTTCGCTCACTCCGGCAGTGACGAACACGCTCTGGATGTTCTTGAAACCGTGATGCTCGGCGTCGTTGCGGATCGAGACCAGCGCTTCGTCCACGCCCAGCGATGGGGCGTAGCCGTTGTGGCCGTCGCGCATCGCCTTCTCGACCGCCGCGATCATGTGCGGCGGGGTAGCGAAGTCGAACTTGAGCGGGTCGCCGATGTTCAGCGGGAGGATCTTGTGGCCTTTGCGGGCGACTTCGTCGGCCAGCACGGCCAGGTCGCGGATGGCGTAGCGCACGTTCTCCATGCGCAGGGCGGCGATGATCTCGTGGACGGAAGCGGTAGCCATGAGTGCCTCAATGAGTACAGACGATTGTACAAGCGGCCGGGGAAAACCTCACCACTGAGGGCACAGAGGTCACACAAAGGTTACAAAGGGGAGCCCCGCCAATCGGCGGGGCTTCTGGGTACTGAGTACCGAGTACTCAGTCCGGCCGATCGATCTGCGCTTTCTGCAGCTTGTCGGAGTAATCCACGTACACCGACTTCCACTCGGTGTAGAAGTCGATGGCGCCGATGCCGCCCTCGCGGTGCCCGTTGCCGGTCGCCTTGGTGCCGCCGAAGGGCAGGTGCACCTCGGCGCCGATGGTGGGCGCGTTGATGTAGGTGATGCCGGCGTACAGGTCGCGCATGGCCTTGAAGGCGTTGTTCACGTTCTTGGTGTAGATGGCCGACGACAAGCCGTACTCGATGTCGTTGGCGATATCAATGGCGTCGTCGAGGTCGTTGCAGGGGATGATCGAGACCACGGGGCCGAAGATCTCCTCCTGCGCGATGCGCATCTTGCGGTTCACGTCGCCGAACACGGTCGGCTCGACGAACCATCCGTACTTGTAGTCGCCCGAGTCCAAGCGATGTCCGCCGCAGAGCAGCTTGGCGCCTTCGTTCCTGCCGATCTCGATGTACTGAAGATCGGTCTCCATCTGCGACTTATTGACGGCCGGGCCCATCTCGACCGACTCGTCGAGGCCGTTACCGACCTTCAGGTGCCGGGCGCGTTCCACGTACTTCTCGACAAATTCGCGGTAGATGCCCTTCT is from Terriglobia bacterium and encodes:
- a CDS encoding aminotransferase class I/II-fold pyridoxal phosphate-dependent enzyme — encoded protein: MATASVHEIIAALRMENVRYAIRDLAVLADEVARKGHKILPLNIGDPLKFDFATPPHMIAAVEKAMRDGHNGYAPSLGVDEALVSIRNDAEHHGFKNIQSVFVTAGVSEAVEACLTALVNPGEDVLAPSPEYPLYSAVLAKLDSPPNPYFLDEDKGWEPDVEEMARKITKRTRAIVVINPNNPTGAVCSRKTLEAVADLARKHNLVIFADEIYDKLILDDDCKHISLATLAPDLPVITFSGLSKPYLAPGWRVGWGIATGDAAAIKPYIEAIHKLLRARLCSNHPTQYAVKPALEGPQTHVPEMNAKLRRRRDLTVKWANSTPRVSCVAPKGTFYAYPKLDIPDDDLDFVKDLLVQKHVLVVHGSGFGQKPGTKHCRVVFLPDEPTLTRAYQSIADFLRERYGN